One Capsicum annuum cultivar UCD-10X-F1 chromosome 2, UCD10Xv1.1, whole genome shotgun sequence genomic window carries:
- the LOC107858670 gene encoding CDPK-related protein kinase isoform X1, which translates to MGGCTSKPPPEPHYSKSDLYTPHVTANNDENTSKEEPQVGKKSPFFPFYSPSPAHYFFSKKSPANSTPRRFFPPPSPAKHIRALLARRHGTVKPNTIPEGDELEGGGGLDKSFGFSKNFGNKYEIGEEVGRGHFGYTCKAKFKKGELKGQEVAVKVIPKAKMTTAIAIEDVRREVKILRALTGHDNLVKFYDAYEDHENVYIVMELCEGGELLDRILSRGGKYSEDDARTVLVQILKVVAFCHLQGVVHRDLKPENFLFMSKDENAQLKAIDFGLSDFVKPDERLNDIVGSAYYVAPEVLHRSYSTEADVWSIGVIAYILLCGSRPFWARTESGIFRAVLKADPNFEEQPWPTLSSEAKDFVKRLLTKDPRKRMTAAQALGHPWIKNSHDIEVPLDIMIFKLMKTYMRSSALRKAALRALSKTLTIDELVHLKQQFSLLEPNKNGTINVDNIKAALMKNATDAMKVARIHDFVASLNALQYRRMDFEEFCAAALSVYQLEALDKWEQHARCAYEIFEKDGNRAIVIEELASEFGLGPSVPVHAVLLDWIRHTDGKLSFLGFAKLLHGVSSRAITKIQ; encoded by the exons ATGGGTGGTTGCACATCAAAACCTCCCCCTGAACCCCATTACTCCAAGAGCGATCTTTATACTCCCCATGTAACTGCTAACAACGACGAAAATACGAGCAAAGAGGAACCTCAAGTGGGTAAAAAGTCGCCGTTTTTCCCATTTTACAGTCCAAGTCCAgctcattattttttctcaaaaaaatctcCGGCAAATTCTACTCCCCGGAGGTTCTTTCCACCACCTTCTCCGGCGAAACATATACGTGCTTTGCTTGCCCGGAGACATGGTACTGTGAAACCCAATACAATTCCGGAAGGCGATGAATTGGAGGGGGGTGGGGGTCTTGATAAGAGTTTTGGGTTTTccaagaattttggaaataagtATGAAATTGGAGAGGAAGTTGGGAGGGGGCATTTTGGGTATACTTGTAAAGCTAAGTTTAAGAAAGGTGAACTTAAGGGTCAAGAAGTTGCTGTTAAGGTCATACCCAAAGCAaag ATGACCACAGCGATAGCCATCGAGGACGTGAGGAGAGAGGTGAAGATATTAAGAGCTTTAACGGGACACGACAATCTAGTAAAATTTTATGATGCATACGAAGATCACGAAAATGTCTACATAGTGATGGA ATTATGTGAAGGAGGCGAGCTTTTGGATAGGATTCTTTCAAG AGGTGGAAAATACTCAGAAGATGATGCAAGGACTGTGTTGGTACAAATATTGAAAGTAGTTGCATTTTGTCATCTTCAAGGTGTGGTGCACCGGGATCTTAAACCAGAG AATTTCTTGTTCATGTCCAAAGACGAAAATGCACAACTTAAAGCCATAGACTTTGGGTTGTCTGATTTTGTGAAGCCAG ATGAAAGACTTAATGATATTGTTGGTAGTGCATATTATGTAGCACCGGAAGTTCTACACAGATCTTATAGTACAGAGGCTGATGTGTGGAGTATAGGTGTTATTGCATATATCTTGCTGTGTGGCAGCCGTCCCTTTTGGGCTCGAACTGAATCTGGGATATTTAGGGCTGTTCTCAAAGCTGATCCAAATTTTGAAGAACAGCCTTGGCCTACATTATCTTCTGAAGCAAAAGACTTTGTGAAACGTCTCTTGACTAAGGATCCACGGAAAAGAATGACCGCAGCTCAGGCCTTGG GTCATCCTTGGATAAAGAATAGCCACGACATAGAAGTCCCTTTGGATATAATGATATTCAAACTCATGAAGACTTACATGCGTTCATCTGCTCTTCGGAAAGCTGCTCTACGG GCTTTGTCAAAGACTTTAACCATAGATGAGCTGGTCCATCTGAAGCAGCAGTTTTCACTGCTGGAACCAAACAAAAATGGCACCATAAACGTGGATAACATTAAAGCG GCCCTGATGAAAAATGCAACAGATGCCATGAAGGTGGCACGCATTCATGATTTTGTTGCTTCA CTGAATGCACTCCAATATAGAAGGATGGATTTTGAGGAATTCTGTGCCGCTGCACTAAGTGTATATCAGCTTGAGGCTCTTGACAAATGGGAACAACATGCACGCTGCGCgtatgaaatttttgagaaagatggCAACAGAGCAATCGTCATAGAGGAATTAGCTTCG GAATTTGGCCTTGGTCCATCTGTTCCTGTTCACGCTGTTCTTCTTGACTGGATCAGACACACTGATGGAAAGCTTAGTTTCCTTGGTTTTGCAAAGTTGTTGCATGGTGTGTCAAGCCGCGCAATCACGAAAATCCAATGA
- the LOC107858670 gene encoding CDPK-related protein kinase isoform X2, whose product MTTAIAIEDVRREVKILRALTGHDNLVKFYDAYEDHENVYIVMELCEGGELLDRILSRGGKYSEDDARTVLVQILKVVAFCHLQGVVHRDLKPENFLFMSKDENAQLKAIDFGLSDFVKPDERLNDIVGSAYYVAPEVLHRSYSTEADVWSIGVIAYILLCGSRPFWARTESGIFRAVLKADPNFEEQPWPTLSSEAKDFVKRLLTKDPRKRMTAAQALGHPWIKNSHDIEVPLDIMIFKLMKTYMRSSALRKAALRALSKTLTIDELVHLKQQFSLLEPNKNGTINVDNIKAALMKNATDAMKVARIHDFVASLNALQYRRMDFEEFCAAALSVYQLEALDKWEQHARCAYEIFEKDGNRAIVIEELASEFGLGPSVPVHAVLLDWIRHTDGKLSFLGFAKLLHGVSSRAITKIQ is encoded by the exons ATGACCACAGCGATAGCCATCGAGGACGTGAGGAGAGAGGTGAAGATATTAAGAGCTTTAACGGGACACGACAATCTAGTAAAATTTTATGATGCATACGAAGATCACGAAAATGTCTACATAGTGATGGA ATTATGTGAAGGAGGCGAGCTTTTGGATAGGATTCTTTCAAG AGGTGGAAAATACTCAGAAGATGATGCAAGGACTGTGTTGGTACAAATATTGAAAGTAGTTGCATTTTGTCATCTTCAAGGTGTGGTGCACCGGGATCTTAAACCAGAG AATTTCTTGTTCATGTCCAAAGACGAAAATGCACAACTTAAAGCCATAGACTTTGGGTTGTCTGATTTTGTGAAGCCAG ATGAAAGACTTAATGATATTGTTGGTAGTGCATATTATGTAGCACCGGAAGTTCTACACAGATCTTATAGTACAGAGGCTGATGTGTGGAGTATAGGTGTTATTGCATATATCTTGCTGTGTGGCAGCCGTCCCTTTTGGGCTCGAACTGAATCTGGGATATTTAGGGCTGTTCTCAAAGCTGATCCAAATTTTGAAGAACAGCCTTGGCCTACATTATCTTCTGAAGCAAAAGACTTTGTGAAACGTCTCTTGACTAAGGATCCACGGAAAAGAATGACCGCAGCTCAGGCCTTGG GTCATCCTTGGATAAAGAATAGCCACGACATAGAAGTCCCTTTGGATATAATGATATTCAAACTCATGAAGACTTACATGCGTTCATCTGCTCTTCGGAAAGCTGCTCTACGG GCTTTGTCAAAGACTTTAACCATAGATGAGCTGGTCCATCTGAAGCAGCAGTTTTCACTGCTGGAACCAAACAAAAATGGCACCATAAACGTGGATAACATTAAAGCG GCCCTGATGAAAAATGCAACAGATGCCATGAAGGTGGCACGCATTCATGATTTTGTTGCTTCA CTGAATGCACTCCAATATAGAAGGATGGATTTTGAGGAATTCTGTGCCGCTGCACTAAGTGTATATCAGCTTGAGGCTCTTGACAAATGGGAACAACATGCACGCTGCGCgtatgaaatttttgagaaagatggCAACAGAGCAATCGTCATAGAGGAATTAGCTTCG GAATTTGGCCTTGGTCCATCTGTTCCTGTTCACGCTGTTCTTCTTGACTGGATCAGACACACTGATGGAAAGCTTAGTTTCCTTGGTTTTGCAAAGTTGTTGCATGGTGTGTCAAGCCGCGCAATCACGAAAATCCAATGA